A single region of the Syntrophorhabdaceae bacterium genome encodes:
- a CDS encoding efflux RND transporter periplasmic adaptor subunit, with protein MGRLNLSGLRLFVRIPLLGLIIALMAATIAGGCKKETKSQARPPAPVTVMTISPRDTPVTLEFVGQTQSSHQVEIRARVNGFLEKRLYKEGTLVKAGTVMFTMDAKPFQAQLDAARGVLAQQRARLTTARANLARVKPLTEQDALSQKDLDDATGQEQSSAAAVETAGAEVEQARLNLSYTTISTPVTGLSSYARVQGGAYVNQANSLLTYVAQTDPMWVNFSLSENDLLKYRGEQKSGLLRLPKDQAFIVEVVLADGTIFPKKGTITFADAEFNPQTGTFLIRSTIPNPDDRLRPGQFVRARILGAIRPNAVVVPQRAVQQGAKGHFVWVVSKEEKAEPRPIVVGDWVGNDVFVNEGLRTGDRIVVDGGLTLGPGATVAVKPYVPNAKGAPAPAPAKTEATSPDKGEGKNRGRN; from the coding sequence ATGGGCCGATTAAATCTATCAGGGCTGCGTCTTTTTGTGAGGATACCTTTGCTCGGCCTGATCATTGCACTTATGGCTGCGACCATTGCGGGGGGTTGCAAGAAAGAGACCAAATCCCAGGCACGCCCTCCGGCCCCGGTAACGGTGATGACCATCTCGCCCAGGGACACACCCGTCACCCTCGAGTTCGTGGGACAGACGCAGAGTTCCCACCAGGTGGAGATCAGGGCGCGGGTAAACGGATTTCTGGAAAAGCGGCTCTACAAGGAAGGGACCCTGGTGAAGGCCGGAACGGTTATGTTCACCATGGACGCCAAGCCATTCCAGGCGCAGCTCGATGCCGCGCGAGGCGTGCTCGCCCAGCAGCGCGCCCGATTGACAACCGCCCGGGCGAACCTCGCACGGGTCAAGCCCCTTACCGAGCAGGATGCCCTGTCCCAAAAAGACCTCGATGATGCCACGGGTCAGGAGCAGTCTTCGGCGGCGGCAGTGGAAACGGCAGGCGCGGAGGTGGAGCAGGCAAGGCTTAATCTGAGCTACACCACGATCAGCACTCCTGTAACCGGGCTTTCAAGTTATGCGCGGGTTCAGGGCGGCGCTTACGTGAATCAGGCGAACAGCCTTCTTACCTACGTGGCCCAGACCGACCCGATGTGGGTGAACTTCAGCCTCTCGGAGAACGATCTGCTCAAGTACCGGGGCGAGCAGAAAAGCGGTCTTCTGCGTCTGCCCAAAGACCAGGCATTCATCGTGGAGGTCGTGCTCGCCGACGGTACCATATTTCCGAAGAAAGGCACCATCACCTTTGCCGACGCTGAATTTAACCCCCAAACGGGCACCTTCCTCATCCGAAGCACGATCCCGAATCCCGATGACCGGCTCCGGCCGGGACAGTTTGTCAGGGCACGCATCCTCGGCGCGATCCGCCCAAACGCGGTTGTAGTGCCTCAAAGGGCGGTCCAGCAAGGGGCGAAAGGGCACTTCGTCTGGGTGGTCTCTAAAGAAGAGAAGGCCGAACCCCGACCCATAGTGGTCGGTGACTGGGTTGGGAACGACGTGTTCGTTAATGAAGGGCTTCGTACCGGCGACAGGATCGTCGTCGACGGCGGACTCACCCTTGGTCCGGGCGCGACCGTTGCCGTTAAACCTTATGTTCCGAACGCCAAAGGAGCACCGGCACCCGCACCGGCTAAAACGGAAGCGACGAGCCCTGACAAAGGTGAAGGCAAGAACCGGGGGAGGAACTGA